Proteins co-encoded in one Aspergillus luchuensis IFO 4308 DNA, chromosome 6, nearly complete sequence genomic window:
- a CDS encoding putative Rho guanyl nucleotide exchange factor (COG:T;~EggNog:ENOG410Q10U;~InterPro:IPR000219,IPR041675,IPR001180,IPR035899, IPR001849;~PFAM:PF15405,PF00780,PF00621;~go_function: GO:0005085 - guanyl-nucleotide exchange factor activity [Evidence IEA]): MAHYQNGYPSYNQPPGSPPNPTQHNRYDLYPTQPTSPQLRRMPSYNVGDDAGLLGSPNSQNARSTEVNARYPGWNAQAEGQSSYNVMNSGRDDYADPRYAHVPAPTSPQLSRARASSQSSYQYQYTSSVPAATSPTQHAYNPQQYALPPTPSQQQVGFSPLAYTGPSTSYSSATATGHQPYNPAAYQPASFVASPVQRQPTSAFAHAPPTPQTWGPPHPQLPPPPPPRGPDHPYGSRPSPQYGNASPGMQYGFTTQQASSSTTLSSGSLSYGTASPSTTSATYISANSSSTAGSANVASHPYAGGAQVPNYLPQSPPHPGDVITSFDEQPPAPPAHSTPTEEAFGKRLSLTRPGSGRSLPTPPIHPSQTQMSPRRTDTLTRHPQSRPLPGPPIDADVDSEPYMAANGHGSRDSRPSTRPGYDELMQQVEAAVADRRTAGESGYSLDPSHVNPHSALVLEPSNSESAGPRLSPDERHTHTNGSIATGTGQYVNYDAYSDDSDAEAAAGLAMLQMADEEDKAQAERLQDRARRETTASIISAYGSRSENRVPSPQQDWQQDELGSYGESYRRASQYDEGDHYANGHNDDAGHPRLAPSSGSMRGSNPFGDGHEEYSDDYDYPPTALDESGYPYNDMQHHARVDAGGTGGLSEPGAYGRRMSFDYGDETDGPFSENNGLQHSGSESSGRGEEPGDLFFHPGMRPLPPAPVEPASNPNLMSHLMPAGTYRHHEQGDGRGSTQYTSSQFPVAPDSYASSTVSSPTQVPRSTSLSSHPIGPRTDPPIRSKTDADRAKYKQQQELLRQQQYGALKLDVSPDAAAAMTLDLPTIPAGRRKKFNPTKLSSEQFRRCTEPWALSSILAWIRELSEDETDLKEHAIVEAIVALFTHKVPTMNMADAETLAARVVKNMLAEGALVKDEEWVKFGTGTLSGVLFQITGTGCYSSRLHEQEAEVFGRCYSHHCMRTLKKVNLKAQMMEPEKKAEDWVTFYKVPKEVWETHSKKEIDRQNNLHEIVTTEDSYISQLDVLRELYRDQLANMQPSVIAPKRLNRFLNDVFGKVDAVKKVNEDHLLAQLKYRQKEQGPFIAGFSDIFREWIRKAKMAYVDYAATFPNANYVVRKEAERNVHFRQFLSQVRDHKLSNRLSWDTYLKAPITRIQRYTLLLSTVHKNMVKDSEEKTNLAQAIDEIKMVALECDHKVGEMSRKVDLMELSTKLQLRPEMKKDVELNLEHLGREIVFRGDLQRPGTRTRFLVDTHAILFDHYLVLAKAFTAKDTSRSVKYESYDVSKLPIPMDLLVLESTNDDPVVKSAVRGVVAQSPAAVAGRGAAGGPLTHTASGNSGSSGNSNGGRALVPATVLESSKDDKILYPFKVKHLGKAGTYTLYAFSAQNRQDWCDKITEAKTKHAAALFAQNAEPFRLRVLADTAFGTSDNSYIPTGVIIDGTPLDRAIKDVEERYHGSPRPAPVCRTGVHCATVFQQPPGRMRCAIGTDYGVYVSDYNDPRGWTRVIPIVRVTQIAVFEEFNVFLLIADKSLIAYHLDVVCPPSGVAAQATTDSSRRAPQKLSGSREVGFFAAGHMKDRTLVMYKKRDGLSSTFKILEPVAQKSSSSRSRLFSRRSQTEFFREYDEFYIPAESYGMNLFHSSLAISTQRGIEILTIDKKHTWSVPDFRSEAPPEAQAHLSSIAQRIGALRPLGMFRLSDSEFLVVYTECAVYVNKHGDVSRSVVMEFVGHAHSACLYGRFLILFNDDFVEVRNAMNGRLRQVIPGHGVVCLDDGSHMPGSGANSIPTSTGGAVNLSSGLSNGASLANNGRTVKICMQHPEYERSQLILELIENEGQKD, translated from the exons GACCCTCGATACGCGCACGTCCCTGCGCCCACTTCGCCTCAGTTGTCGCGCGCCCGGGCTTCTTCGCAATCGAGTTACCAATACCAGTATACCTCGTCGGTTCCGGCTGCCACATCACCTACCCAGCATGCATATAACCCTCAGCAATATGCCTTGCCCCCTACACcatcgcagcagcaggtagGCTTCAGCCCGCTGGCATATACTGGGCCCAGCACCTCGTATAGCAGCGCAACAGCCACCGGCCACCAGCCTTATAATCCAGCCGCCTACCAACCTGCTAGCTTCGTCGCATCCCCGGTGCAGAGACAGCCCACCAGCGCTTTTGCACATGCTCCCCCTACACCCCAAACTTGGGGTCCTCCCCACCCGCAGttgccgccgcctccacctcctcggGGACCGGACCATCCATATGGAAGCCGTCCCTCCCCGCAGTATGGAAATGCTTCGCCAGGTATGCAGTACGGGTTCACAACTCAGCAGgcatcatcctcaaccacaCTTTCATCCGGCTCTTTATCCTATGGCACAGCATCACCTTCTACAACTAGTGCTACCTACATATCTGCCAACAGCTCTTCTACTGCTGGTTCTGCGAATGTTGCAAGCCACCCCTACGCTGGAGGTGCCCAAGTTCCAAACTACCTGCCGCAGTCGCCGCCTCACCCTGGAGATGTCATTACTTCGTTCGATGAACAACCTCCTGCACCGCCAGCTCACTCGACACCCACCGAGGAAGCCTTCGGCAAGCGGTTGAGTTTGACACGTCCCGGATCAGGCCGATCCCTTCCAACACCGCCGATCCATCCCTCTCAAACACAAATGTCACCGCGTAGAACAGACACTTTGACCCGACACCCGCAGTCGCGCCCGTTACCTGGCCCGCCGATTGACGCGGATGTAGATTCAGAGCCCTATATGGCTGCCAACGGACATGGAAGCCGGGATAGTCGACCAAGTACTAGGCCTGGCTATGATGAGCTGATGCAACAGGTCGAGGCTGCAGTTGCGGATCGACGGACGGCTGGGGAGTCAGGCTATAGCTTGGATCCATCACATGTGAATCCTCACAGTGCATTGGTCCTGGAACCATCGAATAGCGAATCAGCGGGCCCGCGGCTGTCCCCTGACGAGAGACATACTCACACTAATGGCAGCATCGCCACTGGCACCGGCCAATATGTGAACTACGATGCGTATAGCGATGATAGTGATGCAGAGGCGGCTGCAGGTCTAGCTATGCTGCAAATGGCAGATGAGGAAGACAAAGCACAAGCCGAACGCTTGCAAGACCGTGCGCGACGGGAGACGACTGCTTCTATCATAAGTGCATACGGATCGCGGTCCGAGAATCGCGTACCGTCTCCTCAGCAAGACTGGCAGCAGGACGAATTGGGGTCATATGGCGAAAGCTATCGTCGTGCTTCGCAATATGACGAGGGGGATCACTACGCAAATGGCcataatgatgatgctggtcATCCTAGGCTTGCGCCCTCTTCCGGCTCTATGAGAGGTTCTAACCCCTTTGGAGACGGGCATGAGGAGTATTCAGATGATTATGACTACCCGCCTACAGCGCTCGATGAATCTGGATATCCGTACAATGACATGCAACATCATGCACGAGTGGACGCTGGTGGCACCGGGGGCCTGTCGGAACCTGGAGCGTATGGACGCCGGATGAGTTTCGATTACGGTGATGAGACCGACGGTCCCTTCTCCGAAAATAATGGTTTGCAACACTCGGGAAGTGAGAGCtcagggaggggagaggaacCTGGggacctcttcttccatcctGGCATGCGACCACTTCCACCGGCTCCCGTAGAGCCGGCAAGTAATCCGAACTTAATGTCGCATTTGATGCCGGCAGGGACATACCGGCATCACGAGCAGGGTGATGGGCGGGGCTCTACCCAGTATACATCTTCCCAATTCCCTGTTGCTCCAGATTCGTACGCTTCTTCGACCGTGTCCAGCCCTACCCAAGTTCCACGGTCGACTTCTTTGTCGAGTCATCCAATTGGACCTCGTACTGACCCCCCTATCAGATCGAAAACCGATGCAGACCGGGCGAAGTATAAACAACAACAGGAGCTATTACGGCAGCAACAGTATGGCGCGCTCAAGCTTGACGTTTCCccggatgctgctgctgccatgaCGCTTGATCTGCCCACCATCCCTGCGGGACGCCGTAAGAAGTTCAACCCAACAAAATTGTCTTCAGAACAATTCCGACGCTGTACGGAGCCATGGGCGTTAAGCTCCATCTTAGCTTGGATTCGCGAGCTTAGCGAAGATGAGACGGATCTAAAGGAACATGCGATTGTTGAGGCAATTGTTGCTTTGTTCACCCACAAAGTACCGACGATGAATATGGCCGATGCGGAAACTTTAGCCGCACGGGTAGTGAAGAATATGCTGGCGGAGGGAGCCTTGGTGAAGGATGAAGAATGGGTCAAATTCGGCACTGGAACTTTGTCAGGCGTTCTATTCCAGATAACGGGCACAGGGTGCTACTCCTCCCGCCTTCACGAACAGGAGGCGGAAGTGTTCGGACGTTGCTATTCGCACCACTGCATGCGCACTTTGAAAAAGGTCAATCTCAAAGCGCAGATGATGGAGCCggagaagaaagcagaagacTGGGTGACTTTTTACAAGGTCCCCAAGGAGGTGTGGGAGACGCACTCCAAGAAAGAGATTGATCGACAGAATAACTTGCACGAGATTGTGACCACCGAAGATTCTTACATTTCACAACTAGATGTTTTGCGCGAGCTCTATCGGGATCAGCTGGCAAATATGCAACCGTCGGTAATCGCACCGAAGCGCCTGAACCGGTTTTTGAACGATGTGTTTGGGAAGGTGGATGCTGTCAAAAAGGTCAACGAAGACCATCTTTTGGCTCAACTCAAGTACCGGCAGAAAGAACAGGGTCCATTCATTGCTGGATTCAGTGATATTTTTCGGGAATGGATCCGAAAGGCAAAGATGGCCTATGTCGACTACGCGGCAACGTTCCCGAATGCCAATTACGTGGTGCGCAAGGAAGCGGAGAGGAACGTTCATTTCCGGCAATTTCTTAGCCAAGTTCGTGACCACAAGCTGTCGAATCGTCTCAGCTGGGACACGTACCTCAAAGCTCCCATCACTCGTATCCAGCGGTACACCCTGCTCCTCTCGACAGTGCACAAGAACATGGTCAAAGATTCCGAGGAGAAGACAAATCTCGCACAAGCGATTGATGAGATCAAAATGGTGGCGCTTGAATGTGATCATAAGGTGGGTGAGATGAGTAGGAAGGTTGATCTCATGGAGCTTTCTACcaagctccagctccgtcctgagatgaagaaggacgTTGAACTCAACCTGGAGCATCTGGGCCGCGAAATCGTCTTCCGGGGAGACCTGCAGCGGCCAGGGACACGGACAAGATTCTTGGTGGACACTCACGCCATACTCTTTGACCATTACTTGGTCCTTGCGAAGGCCTTCACAGCTAAAGACACGTCGAGGAGTGTGAAATATGAGAGCTACGATGTGTCCAAATTGCCAATCCCCATGGATCTTTTGGTTCTTGAGAGCACCAATGATGACCCGGTCGTGAAGTCTGCGGTCCGCGGAGTCGTGGCGCAATCACCAGCAGCCGTTGCTGGTCGTGGTGCTGCCGGCGGGCCTTTAACCCATACCGCCAGCGGCAATTCTGGCAGCTCGGGTAACTCGAACGGAGGCAGAGCTCTGGTACCTGCCACGGTTCTGGAGAGTTCCAAAGACGATAAAATCCTGTATCCGTTCAAGGTCAAGCATCTCGGGAAAGCAGGAACCTATACACTCTATGCTTTTTCGGCCCAAAACAGGCAAGACTGGTGCGACAAGATAACCGAGGCGAAGACCAAACATGCTGCCGCCTTGTTCGCGCAGAATGCGGAGCCGTTCAGGTTGCGTGTTCTCGCTGACACTGCATTTGGCACCTCCGACAACTCGTACATCCCTACTGGTGTTATTATTGACGGGACGCCTCTTGATCGTGCTATCAAGGACGTGGAAGAGCGGTACCATGGCTCGCCACGGCCGGCGCCAGTTTGCCGGACTGGCGTCCACTGTGCCACTGTTTTCCAGCAGCCCCCTGGTCGCATGAGATGCGCCATCGGCACTGACTATGGTGTGTATGTTTCGGACTACAATGACCCTCGTGGCTGGACTCGG GTTATACCTATTGTACGCGTGACACAAATTGCTGTCTTCGAAGAATTCAACGTGTTCCTGCTCATTGCAGACAAATCGCTGATTGCTTACCACCTGGATGTTGTGTGCCCTCCGAGCGGCGTTGCAGCACAAGCAACAACGGATTCCTCACGTCGGGCGCCGCAGAAACTATCGGGCAGTCGAGAAGTAGGTTTCTTTGCGGCAGGGCACATGAAAGACCGGACTTTGGTCATGTACAAGAAGCGAGATGGGTTATCGTCCACTTTTAAG ATACTTGAACCAGTCGCGCAAAAGTCgtcgagcagcagaagccgCCTTTTCTCTCGTCGTTCGCAGACGGAGTTCTTCCGGGAGTACGATGAATTCTACATTCCCGCCGAGAGCTATGGCATGAATctcttccactcttcctTGGCGATCTCCACTCAACGTGGCATCGAGATTCTCACGATCGACAAGAAACATACGTGGTCGGTCCCCGATTTCCGATCCGAAGCCCCTCCTGAAGCGCAAGCCCATCTGAGCAGTATAGCCCAGCGGATTGGTGCTCTACGCCCACTCGGCATGTTCCGCCTCAGTGACAGCGAGTTCCTGGTCGTTTACACTGAATGTGCAGTGTATGTGAACAAACATGGCGATGTGTCGCGCAGCGTGGTCATGGAATTCGTGGGACATGCCCACTCTGCATGCCTCTACGGAAGGTTCCTCATCTTGTTCAATGATGACTTCGTCGAGGTGCGTAATGCCATGAACGGCCGCCTACGTCAGGTAATTCCAGGCCACGGTGTGGTCTGCCTCGACGATGGCAGCCACATGCCGGGTTCTGGTGCAAACAGCATCCCCACAAGCACCGGAGGTGCTGTCAATCTCTCCAGCGGGTTATCCAACGGTGCTTCTCTGGCAAACAATGGCCGCACCGTCAAGATATGCATGCAACATCCCGAATACGAGCGAAGTCAATTGATTCTCGAGTTGATCGAGAACGAAGGGCAAAAGGATTAA
- a CDS encoding GTPase-activating protein (BUSCO:EOG09260K4B;~COG:I;~EggNog:ENOG410PIGF;~InterPro:IPR011992,IPR035969,IPR000195;~PFAM:PF00566) produces the protein MMQWTSFVQKAQSFIDPANFTLPTLSSDRNPSKASLFRQQFRLPDSQNPLQEITAELILPIPHTSSPSHGESNRPFVERPGNRYAGRLHLSERFICFSTQPTSFAPSASLGASTHWAGQTNGTGPSGNGFTIPLCCIRRVERLNSLSHVFSLALTTWNGALGKQSPDFVPQRFTIQLAGSRQACERFCDGLKKGLRECMKEIENLRVVVNDCYSEYLLSGAKSKAQNGETTEQRQPPDAGLGMIFRYPGDARKLRDRSKMRLWGEYFRENGRNATIIRQPTFHKLIRVGLPNRLRGEIWEVTSGSLYLRLRSPKLYAETLSKFSGQESLAIDEIEKDLNRSLPEYAGFQSEEGIGRLRRVLTAYSWTNAEIGYCQAMNIVVAALLIYMSEAQAFFLLSVLCDRLLPGYYSTTMYGTLLDQKVFESLVEKTMPVLWDHLTKSDVQLSVVSLPWFLSLYINSMPLVFAFRVLDVFFLEGPKVLFQVGLAILRINGEELLDIQDDGSFISVLKAYFSRLDESAHPRSENPKLRAITRFQELMVVAFKEFSQITHQTITEQREKHKDAVLENIESFAKRTSIRNLGPDSKKLSMDDLGVIYDRYYEVLYDHQQRQKLLDEEKRRQEKKRVERTSILGPPVDREVGRVGLGPSPTHMDYDAFREFLAATAKWAVADSPPSRKESAEQGFNTLKGWGKSASLWNNKPEAADHEFTRRLFRKWATDPDEGLSLQNVVNGLARLKGPRDIMNNIQYFFDLYDDEGTGRVDREGILRMSEALLFLSRRGFDRAISPTQSVEDIKTSERDPDRLSTDERFLGSVSSFIRRCFEYADPSHPDSRAAEEQKDQADAEETADKLGSFSIGDDDEEDLIDVNEDTKSTASAETETPAKQSNEDKSNTQHNRAVSESANPALDPNNPLHITLPTFRMVILADELLEQFFDTFFPQSFRLSDHGLQALASASLSSNLTTFSNIGVPKPQSSAAAGASVAGASGGIVPPGKGLRGVLDNIVSDGIRMAAEVKKRMDEAQRELERTALNRDDDEEDEEEEYDGRGGVASASAMVGGISSWGAGAYGADPERRSVRDADRDLLEGAEVISMRGKDDASLLDDRDEHEHTTAQGSQSPHEPSQAEHNVISKVEFES, from the exons ATGATGCAGTGGACGTCATTCGTTCAGAAAGCCCAGTCCTTCATCGACCCGGCGAATTTCACCCTTcctaccctctcctccgatcGCAATCCGTCCAAAGCCTCCCTGTTTCGCCAGCAGTTCCGCCTCCCCGATTCTCAAAACCCGCTGCAAGAGATCACCGCAGAGCTCATTCTCCCTATTCCTCATACCTCGTCACCGTCTCATGGAGAATCCAATCGCCCTTTTGTTGAGCGCCCCGGGAACCGTTATGCCGGCAGACTCCATCTGAGCGAACGGTTCATCTGTTTCTCGACCCAGCCGACCAGCTTCGCGCCCTCTGCTAGTCTTGGGGCATCGACCCATTGGGCCGGTCAAACGAACGGCACAGGTCCCTCTGGAAATGGATTTACTATTCCGCTCTGCTGCATCCGGAGGGTGGAACGGCTCAACAGTCTGAGCCATGTCTTCTCCCTTGCGTTGACGACATGGAATGGTGCGCTCGGAAAGCAAAGCCCCGACTTTGTTCCGCAAAGGTTCACAATCCAGCTGGCTGGAAGCAGGCAGGCCTGCGAACGCTTTTGCGATGGTTTGAAGAAGGGACTGCGCGAGTGTATGAAGGAAATCGAGAACCTGCGCGTTGTCGTAAACGACTGTTACTCGGAATATCTACTGTCTGGTGCTAAGTCAAAAGCCCAAAATGGCGAGACAACTGAACAGCGCCAGCCACCCGATGCTGGGCTGGGAATGATATTCCGTTATCCCGGTGACGCTCGCAAGCTTCGGGATCGAAGTAAGATGAGACTATGGGGAGAATATTTCAGAG agAATGGCCGCAATGCCACTATCATCCGTCAGCCGACCTTCCATAAATTGATCAGAGTCGGTCTGCCCAATCGTCTTCGCGGCGAGATCTGGGAGGTGACGTCGGGCTCGCTTTACCTTCGCCTGAGATCACCGAAGTTGTACGCCGAGACGCTCTCGAAGTTCTCTGGGCAGGAGTCTTTGGCGATTGACGAGATCGAGAAAGACTTAAACCGCAGCTTGCCTGAGTATGCTGGGTTCCAGAGCGAAGAAGGTATCGGTCGTCTTCGGAGGGTCCTCACTGCCTACAGTTGGACCAATGCGGAGATCGGATATTGCCAGGCCATGAATATCGTCGTTGCGGCTCTCTTGAT TTACATGTCCGAGGCACAGGCCTTCTTTCTGTTGTCTGTACTTTGCGATCGTCTCCTTCCCGGGTACTACTCCACGACAATGTATGGCACATTGCTCGATCAGAAAGTGTTTGAATCTCTGGTCGAGAAAACTATGCCTGTGCTCTGGGACCACCTCACGAAGTCTGATGTGCAGCTATCCGTTGTTTCTCTCCCATGGTTCCTTTCCCTCTACATCAACTCCATGCCGCTAGTCTTCGCCTTCCGTGTGCTGGATGTATTTTTCCTCGAAGGGCCTAAGGTTCTCTTCCAGGTTGGCTTGGCCATCCTTCGGATCAATGGCGAGGAGCTTTTGGATATCCAGGATGATGGTTCATTTATCTCAGTCCTCAAGGCATACTTCTCGCGCCTCGATGAATCGGCCCATCCGAGGTCTGAGAACCCGAAGCTGAGGGCCATCACCCGGTTCCAGGAGCTTATGGTTGTCGCCTTCAAAGAATTTTCCCAGATCACTCACCAGACGATTACGGAACAACGTGAAAAGCACAAGGATGCCGTTCTAGAGAACATTGAAAGTTTCGCCAAACGGACATCCATTCGCAATCTTGGACCGGATAGTAAGAAGCTGAGCATGGATGATCTGGGCGTCATCTATGACCGTTATTACGAGGTTCTCTATGACCATCAGCAGAGGCAGAAACTCTTGGACGAGGAAAAGAGGcgccaggaaaagaaacggGTTGAGAGAACATCGATCCTTGGGCCTCCTGTGGATAGAGAGGTCGGTCGTGTTGGTCTTGGTCCCAGTCCCACCCACATGGATTATGACGCTTTCCGGGAATTCCTCGCAGCCACAGCAAAATGGGCAGTGGCGGACTCGCCCCCTTCACGAAAGGAGTCAGCTGAGCAGGGCTTCAACACTCTGAAGGGCTGGGGCAAATCCGCTTCGTTGTGGAATAATAAGCCCGAAGCAGCAGATCATGAGTTCACACGACGACTTTTCCGGAAATGGGCAACGGACCCCGACGAAGGTCTGAGTTTGCAAAACGTAGTCAACGGCCTTGCAAGACTCAAAGGGCCTCGCGACATCATGAACAACATCCAATACTTTTTTGACCTCTACGACGACGAAGGCACTGGACGGGTGGATAGAGAAGGCATTCTTCGCATGTCAGAGGcgcttctgtttctttctcgGCGAGGCTTTGACCGAGCTATTTCTCCCACGCAGTCTGTCGAAGACATCAAGACAAGTGAACGTGACCCGGATAGACTGAGCACAGACGAACGTTTCTTAGGCAGTGTCAGCTCTTTCATCCGTCGTTGTTTCGAATACGCAGATCCCAGCCATCCGGACAGCAGAGCAGctgaggagcagaaggatCAGGCGGATGCGGAGGAAACAGCCGATAAGCTTGGGTCCTTCAGCatcggtgatgatgatgaagaagatctcaTCGATGTGAATGAAGACACCAAATCGACTGCGTCGGCTGAAACCGAAACACCAGCGAAGCAATCGAATGAAGACAAGTCCAACACACAGCATAATCGTGCCGTCTCCGAATCCGCAAACCCCGCGCTCGATCCGAACAATCCTCTACAcatcaccctccccaccttcCGCATGGTGATTCTTGCTGATGAGCTGTTGGAGCAATTCTTCGATACATTCTTCCCACAATCATTCCGCCTTTCCGATCATGGATTACAAGCTTTGGCCTCCGCGTCTCTCTCGtccaacctcaccaccttctccaacatcGGCGTACCCAAACCTCAGTCCAGCGCAGCAGCCGGTGCATCGGTGGCAGGAGCTTCAGGCGGTATCGTACCGCCAGGCAAGGGTCTCCGCGGAGTCCTGGACAACATCGTATCAGACGGTATCCGCATGGCCGCCGAAGTCAAGAAGAGAATGGACGAAGCACAACGCGAACTGGAGCGCACCGCCCTCAACcgcgacgacgacgaagaagacgaagaggaagagtacGACGGTCGCGGCGGCGTTGCCAGCGCATCCGCCATGGTCGGCGGCATCTCCAGCTGGGGCGCAGGTGCCTACGGCGCAGACCCCGAGCGACGAAGCGTCAGAGACGCAGATCGCGATCTGCTTGAGGGAGCCGAAGTCATCAGCATGCGTGGCAAGGATGATGCATCCTTACTCGACGATAGAGACGAACATGAGCACACAACAGCACAAGGATCCCAGAGCCCCCATGAGCCAAGTCAAGCCGAACACAACGTCATCAGCAAGGTCGAGTTCGAGTCGTAA
- a CDS encoding uncharacterized protein (COG:S;~EggNog:ENOG410PPQG;~SECRETED:SignalP(1-18);~TransMembrane:1 (n6-14c18/19o308-337i)): MHLRSCLVGSILALGANAFLVIPEVEEAVAPEGDFPPLHPLEVYAPKKEQVELACTECPFREVSEDGKVSWTDGFQTSLLVDFSTENGFLLANGRQIFPPPPPTLITAVQRRASDGVETEPIPLGYAVEEMPLPTPPEDPMDLVAVRFTVLDLDSRPVPLDTVALTLLHDPSSGELYIAKTEIEEATPDRVSWKQCRGKPKCLRKLLFNRMRALFAAAKARMLGMAPKPKGCGGPHGLGLPPPPRPHHHHHHHPDDKFDPERMPPMEGEEAGFHGHMDKFDRPHHHHHMHHMHHGQWERTVHRVVRFIVVPAVLGVLAGLAASALGMLVGQIVVFMWQRFRRSTPKKSLEQGTVSEKQGLMMESEDLPPAYSDEEPVAEEVSSAKN, from the exons ATGCACCTCCGTTCGTGCCTTGTGGGGAGTATTCTCGCTCTCGGCGCCAACGCCTTCCTCGTTATCCCCGAAGTCGAGGAAGCCGTCGCCCCTGAGGGTgacttccctcccctccaccctttGGAGGTTTATGCTCCCAAGAAAGAGCAGGTTGAGCTTGCCTGCACCGAATGTCCGTTCCGTGAAGTCAGCGAGGATGGGAAGGTCAGCTGGACTGACGGCTTCCAAACCTCTTTG TTGGTTGACTTCTCCACTGAAAATGGCTTCCTTCTGGCCAACGGTCGTCAAATCTTCCCTCCGCCACCTCCCACTCTCATCACTGCCGTTCAGCGCCGGGCGTCGGATGGCGTAGAAACGGAACCCATCCCGTTGGGATACGCTGTGGAGGAAATGCCTTTGCCCACTCCGCCTGAGGACCCTATGGATTTGGTCGCTGTGCGTTTCACTGTCCTCGACCTCGATAGTCGCCCGGTCCCCTTGGATACGGTGGCTTTGACGCTTCTCCATGACCCTAGCAGCGGCGAGCTGTACATCGCCAAGACTGAGATCGAAGAAGCGACCCCCGACCGCGTCTCTTGGAAACAGTGCCGCGGAAAGCCCAAGTGTCTGAGGAAGCTATTGTTCAACCGGATGCGTGCCTTGTTCGCAGCGGCCAAGGCCCGTATGCTTGGAATGGCACCTAAGCCGAAGGGCTGCGGTGGTCCTCACGGTTTGGGCTTGCCTCCCCCGCCCCGGccgcaccatcatcaccaccaccaccccgacGACAAGTTTGACCCTGAGCGCATGCCGCCcatggagggagaggaggccGGGTTCCACGGCCACATGGACAAGTTTGACCgcccccaccatcatcaccacatGCACCACATGCACCATGGCCAGTGGGAACGCACCGTCCACCGCGTGGTCCGTTTCATCGTCGTTCCCGCTGTGCTGGGTGTGTTGGCTGGTCTGGCCGCGAGCGCTCTTGGTATGCTGGTTGGCCAGATCGTGGTCTTCATGTGGCAGCGTTTCCGCCGGTCTACTCCCAAGAAGTCTTTGGAACAGGGTACTGTGTCTGAAAAGCAGGGTCTGATGATGGAGTCCGAAGATCTTCCCCCGGCGTACAGTGATGAAGAGCCTGTAGCTGAGGAAGTATCTTCGGCTAAGAATTAA